One Candidatus Hydrogenedentota bacterium DNA segment encodes these proteins:
- a CDS encoding DUF4838 domain-containing protein yields MGLLKAVPAVIGLMSVLLSPAGASAPLLIAAEGSSAYTIVLSTDALPAESRAAAELQYFLREMTGATLPVERGESAIPERAIVLGDGPHLRAVAPELALDGLGEEGFVIQTLGERLIIAGPGKRGTMYGVYTFLEEYLGCRFFAPEVTHIPKRPRLEIGALNIRHTPVMEYREVYYAASKDLDWCTRNRLNGHLTELGEEHGGKVAYHPFGHSFWTLIPPEEYFETHPEWFSLVDGERTLTGRFTRTQLCLTNEALIEEAIRRTRQWIEENPDATIISISQNDGPGGWCECENCAAMEAAQGGAHSAPVIHFVNRIAEALGGDYPNHVFDTFAYSYTTGAPRDLKPLPNVVVRLCTSGCKSHAFDDPKCATNEGIRGAVRDWFRLTDRIYIWDYTINFRQYLLPFPNLHTVGPNVRFFVNHGVRGMFAQGSGDVSHSDMGPLRSYLLAKLLWNPDYDRETAINEFLAAYFGPAAEPMRAYVDLLEAEVRGSDYHALHMSNFEPKIEAAYLGPKVLARATVLFEDAEARCADAPAFLGRVQQARLSIDYVKVSFAALVNAMLTDAEKQLPAGAFFPDALDRFFGAAERTGVEYMRESSRSNSSMEEFRQMLESSAWRREGGGTEIE; encoded by the coding sequence ATGGGTTTGCTAAAGGCGGTACCGGCCGTTATCGGCTTGATGTCAGTCCTGCTTTCTCCGGCCGGCGCGAGCGCTCCCCTGCTGATCGCGGCGGAAGGTTCAAGCGCATACACCATTGTTTTGTCGACGGACGCCCTGCCGGCGGAATCGCGCGCGGCTGCGGAATTGCAGTATTTTCTACGCGAGATGACGGGCGCCACGCTACCGGTTGAACGTGGTGAATCGGCGATTCCGGAACGGGCGATTGTCCTGGGCGACGGCCCCCATCTTCGGGCCGTCGCGCCAGAACTTGCGCTGGACGGACTCGGCGAAGAAGGGTTCGTGATCCAGACGCTGGGCGAGCGCCTGATTATCGCGGGGCCGGGCAAGCGGGGGACGATGTACGGCGTGTACACATTCCTGGAGGAATACCTCGGCTGCCGCTTCTTCGCGCCGGAGGTCACGCACATTCCGAAGCGCCCCCGGCTGGAGATCGGCGCATTGAATATACGCCACACGCCCGTGATGGAATACCGCGAGGTGTACTATGCGGCCTCGAAAGACCTCGACTGGTGCACACGGAACCGGCTCAACGGGCACCTGACCGAACTGGGCGAGGAGCACGGGGGCAAGGTTGCCTATCACCCGTTTGGCCATTCGTTCTGGACGCTGATCCCGCCGGAGGAGTATTTCGAAACGCACCCCGAGTGGTTTTCGCTGGTGGACGGCGAGCGTACGCTAACCGGACGCTTCACACGGACGCAGCTTTGCCTCACGAACGAGGCGCTGATCGAGGAAGCCATCCGGCGGACGCGGCAGTGGATCGAGGAGAATCCCGACGCGACGATTATCAGCATTTCGCAGAACGATGGCCCCGGCGGCTGGTGCGAATGCGAGAACTGCGCGGCGATGGAAGCGGCGCAGGGCGGGGCCCATTCCGCGCCGGTAATTCACTTCGTCAACCGAATCGCGGAGGCGCTGGGCGGCGACTACCCGAACCACGTATTCGACACGTTCGCCTACTCATACACCACGGGGGCGCCGCGCGACCTCAAACCGCTTCCCAACGTCGTCGTGCGGCTGTGCACGTCGGGCTGCAAGTCCCACGCCTTCGACGATCCGAAGTGCGCGACCAATGAAGGCATCCGCGGCGCGGTCCGCGATTGGTTTCGGCTGACGGACCGGATTTATATCTGGGACTACACGATCAATTTCCGGCAATACCTCCTGCCGTTTCCCAACCTGCACACGGTCGGGCCGAATGTCCGGTTCTTCGTGAACCACGGTGTGCGGGGCATGTTTGCGCAGGGGAGCGGCGACGTTTCGCACAGCGATATGGGCCCCTTGCGTTCCTATCTGCTGGCCAAGTTGCTGTGGAATCCGGACTATGATCGGGAAACGGCGATCAACGAGTTCCTGGCGGCGTACTTTGGCCCCGCGGCGGAGCCCATGCGCGCCTATGTCGACCTGCTGGAGGCGGAGGTGCGGGGCAGCGACTACCACGCGTTGCACATGAGCAACTTCGAGCCAAAGATTGAAGCGGCTTACCTCGGCCCGAAGGTGCTCGCGCGCGCCACCGTACTGTTTGAAGACGCCGAGGCCCGCTGCGCCGATGCGCCCGCGTTTCTTGGACGTGTCCAGCAGGCCCGGCTCTCCATCGATTACGTCAAGGTATCGTTTGCGGCGCTCGTCAACGCGATGCTGACCGACGCGGAAAAACAGCTGCCGGCGGGCGCATTCTTCCCCGACGCGCTGGACCGTTTCTTCGGCGCGGCGGAGCGAACCGGAGTCGAGTACATGCGCGAGTCGTCGCGCAGCAACAGCTCGATGGAAGAATTCAGGCAGATGCTCGAATCCAGCGCGTGGCGCCGGGAAGGCGGCGGCACGGAAATCGAATAG
- a CDS encoding ThuA domain-containing protein → MRFIALALAALYLLGALPGSAEEKKKIVFVAGKPSHAPGDHEHRAGSMLLAKALNENMPNVEAVVTWYGWPEDTSIFEDAAAVVIYCDGGGNHVLNPHLDYFQGLIDKGVGLACIHYAVETTKGECGDKFLEWLGGYFEIDWSVNPHWDANYTKMPEHPIASGVPAFEINDEWYYHMRFVDGMKGVTPILTALPPESTLTRPDGPHSGNPHVRAAVARGEEQHTAWAFERPDGGRSFGFTGAHFHRNWQDDNFRTLVLNAIVWTAGLDVPEGGVPSRTPTDDEMKENLDEKG, encoded by the coding sequence ATGCGATTCATTGCCCTCGCCCTTGCGGCCCTGTATCTCCTGGGCGCCTTGCCCGGCTCCGCCGAAGAGAAGAAGAAAATCGTGTTTGTGGCGGGCAAGCCGAGCCATGCGCCGGGCGATCACGAGCACCGCGCGGGTTCCATGTTGCTTGCGAAGGCGCTGAACGAAAACATGCCCAACGTGGAGGCGGTGGTGACGTGGTATGGATGGCCGGAAGACACCAGCATCTTCGAGGACGCGGCGGCGGTGGTCATTTACTGCGACGGCGGCGGAAACCACGTGCTGAATCCGCACCTGGACTATTTCCAGGGGCTGATCGACAAAGGCGTGGGCCTGGCCTGCATCCACTACGCCGTCGAGACCACCAAAGGCGAATGCGGGGACAAGTTCCTGGAGTGGCTGGGCGGCTACTTCGAGATTGACTGGTCGGTGAATCCGCACTGGGACGCCAACTACACGAAAATGCCCGAGCACCCGATAGCGTCGGGCGTGCCGGCGTTTGAGATCAACGACGAGTGGTATTACCACATGCGCTTCGTGGACGGGATGAAGGGCGTCACGCCGATCCTGACCGCGCTTCCCCCCGAATCGACCCTGACGCGCCCGGACGGCCCGCACAGCGGCAACCCGCACGTGCGCGCGGCCGTCGCGCGGGGCGAGGAACAGCACACCGCCTGGGCGTTTGAACGTCCGGACGGGGGGCGGAGCTTCGGGTTCACGGGCGCGCACTTCCACCGCAACTGGCAGGACGACAACTTCCGCACGCTGGTGCTGAACGCCATCGTCTGGACGGCGGGCCTGGATGTGCCCGAAGGCGGCGTGCCCTCCCGGACGCCGACGGACGATGAAATGAAGGAGAACCTCGACGAGAAGGGCTGA
- a CDS encoding Gfo/Idh/MocA family oxidoreductase — translation MKRRQFLGAVAGMLAGPQLLAAGQNTMKRPIPCGILGLGHAHGLSVLRILRESPDYALNGVCEPDPDRRAAFADHELMRDIPWLDQDALLGNPDIQMIAVESDVQRLLKLGRAVVDAGKHLYLDKPAGTSLEEWRALLDAADRQDLLVQMGYMYRYNPGFDFLRKLVKEGMLGDIYSIHASMCTDLSPAKRQELLFHPGGLMLELGCHLIDMIVLLMGEPSKVTSFLRHDTGIDDTLNDNTLAVLEYDNALVTVESGAREPNAFASRRFRVVGTEGSFTLMPLEPPAGTLSLRRDWGEYKKGVQPVPFENLPRHVADLTDLAACIRGESEFAYPTSHDYAVQRTVLRACGEDV, via the coding sequence ATGAAACGCCGCCAATTCCTCGGCGCGGTCGCCGGCATGCTGGCCGGGCCGCAACTGCTCGCCGCCGGACAGAACACGATGAAGCGTCCCATACCCTGCGGGATCCTCGGCCTCGGACACGCCCACGGCCTGAGCGTGCTGCGAATACTCCGCGAGTCGCCCGACTACGCACTGAACGGCGTATGCGAGCCGGATCCCGATCGGCGCGCCGCGTTCGCGGACCACGAGCTGATGCGGGACATCCCCTGGCTGGATCAGGACGCCCTCCTCGGAAACCCGGACATCCAGATGATTGCCGTGGAAAGCGATGTGCAGCGCCTGCTGAAGCTCGGGCGCGCGGTCGTGGATGCGGGCAAGCATCTTTACCTCGACAAGCCCGCCGGGACCTCCCTGGAGGAGTGGCGCGCGCTGCTCGACGCCGCGGACCGGCAGGATCTTCTCGTCCAGATGGGCTACATGTACCGCTACAACCCTGGATTCGACTTCCTGCGCAAACTCGTGAAGGAGGGCATGCTGGGCGACATCTACAGCATCCACGCGAGCATGTGCACCGATCTGTCACCGGCGAAGCGCCAGGAGCTGCTGTTTCATCCCGGTGGCTTGATGCTGGAGCTGGGCTGCCACTTGATCGACATGATCGTGCTGCTCATGGGCGAGCCATCGAAGGTGACATCCTTCCTCCGGCACGACACCGGCATCGATGACACCCTCAACGACAACACACTGGCCGTGCTCGAGTACGACAACGCCCTGGTCACCGTCGAGAGCGGCGCGCGGGAACCCAACGCCTTCGCCTCGCGCCGTTTTCGCGTGGTGGGCACGGAGGGCAGCTTTACCCTCATGCCGCTGGAGCCGCCCGCCGGCACGCTCAGCCTGCGCCGCGACTGGGGCGAATACAAGAAGGGCGTCCAGCCCGTGCCATTCGAGAATCTCCCGCGCCACGTGGCGGACCTGACCGACCTGGCGGCCTGTATTCGCGGGGAATCGGAATTCGCCTACCCGACGTCACACGACTATGCCGTGCAGCGGACCGTGCTCCGGGCCTGCGGCGAGGACGTGTAG
- a CDS encoding glycosyltransferase family 4 protein, producing the protein MRVLHLFSNSKWTGPAEPALNLCWRLRGLGVEAEFACAPDAGKSVNRVVESARERGIEPILEFHLRKHRHPLKNFLDVRRLRRYLHEHPVDIVHCHLDNDHEIAARALRGLDIPLVRTSYEGVGLAPNRRRRAMMARTAVLIEPSEMAREHDVEIYGLRLEQVAVAPNAIDTKRFDPKRALNLSPPAIPANAGIQDLRARWNIPADAYVVGIVARMQTHRHFEDLLEATKWLIEVVPNTHLLIVGRGTNQKTVVEQPARELGIADHVHITGYVEGDELIAAIQSFDVGVYLVPGSDGTCRAAREILSMGKPLVVADRGMLREIVVDGESGVVTDGRPASLFDALEGLGGEPERRTQMGAAARVLAETRYTLEVQAAAVHAIYGRMLSFLS; encoded by the coding sequence ATGAGGGTTCTGCATCTCTTCAGCAACAGTAAATGGACAGGGCCGGCCGAGCCGGCCCTGAACCTTTGCTGGCGCCTGCGCGGGCTCGGCGTGGAGGCGGAATTTGCCTGCGCGCCGGACGCCGGCAAGTCGGTGAACCGGGTCGTCGAGTCGGCCCGGGAACGGGGCATCGAGCCCATCCTCGAATTCCACCTGCGCAAGCACCGCCACCCGCTGAAGAATTTCCTGGATGTCCGGCGCCTGCGCCGCTACCTGCACGAACACCCCGTCGATATTGTGCATTGTCACCTCGACAACGACCATGAAATCGCCGCGCGCGCGTTGCGCGGGCTGGACATCCCCCTCGTGCGCACGAGCTACGAAGGCGTGGGTCTCGCGCCAAACCGCCGCCGGCGCGCGATGATGGCCCGGACCGCGGTGTTGATCGAGCCCTCCGAGATGGCCCGGGAGCATGACGTGGAGATCTATGGCCTGCGCCTGGAGCAGGTGGCCGTGGCGCCGAATGCAATTGATACGAAGCGCTTCGACCCGAAGAGGGCATTAAACCTCTCCCCGCCCGCCATCCCCGCGAACGCGGGGATCCAGGACTTGCGCGCCCGGTGGAATATCCCGGCGGATGCCTACGTCGTGGGTATCGTCGCCCGCATGCAGACCCACCGCCACTTCGAGGACTTGCTCGAAGCGACGAAGTGGCTCATTGAGGTAGTTCCGAATACCCACCTGCTCATTGTCGGTCGAGGTACGAATCAAAAGACCGTGGTGGAGCAACCCGCGCGGGAACTGGGCATCGCGGACCACGTTCACATCACCGGCTATGTGGAAGGCGATGAACTCATCGCGGCCATTCAATCATTTGACGTGGGGGTCTATCTCGTTCCCGGCAGCGACGGCACCTGTCGTGCTGCCCGGGAGATTCTGTCCATGGGGAAGCCCCTGGTCGTCGCGGATCGGGGCATGCTGCGGGAAATCGTGGTTGACGGGGAAAGCGGCGTGGTGACGGATGGCAGGCCAGCGTCGCTCTTCGATGCGCTGGAAGGCCTGGGTGGAGAGCCCGAACGTCGCACGCAAATGGGGGCTGCCGCACGCGTGCTTGCCGAAACGCGATATACGCTAGAAGTCCAGGCCGCGGCGGTGCATGCGATTTATGGGCGAATGCTTTCCTTTCTCTCGTAG